A single genomic interval of Gossypium raimondii isolate GPD5lz chromosome 11, ASM2569854v1, whole genome shotgun sequence harbors:
- the LOC105761557 gene encoding histone-lysine N-methyltransferase, H3 lysine-9 specific SUVH1: MEDDDGQDYVDKSRVLNVQPLRCLAPIFPSTASFPSFPHPQAASPFMCPPPAGHFPPGFASFYPFSGYPDSHNMQTPMPFGFNGSIPAVPINSFRSGANGDAGSSGRSSRNPGPSQYEEEDDYSDWVHVNEGEDSSKAATKKKRIPKRVRAGSGQDINVASSDVDVDAMVDKIVESFNLMDFDAFKRADGDKDSVGYIRMIYDLLRRKLSQIEDSKESTPGVTRRPDLRAGTILMNKGIRTNVKKRIGVVPGVEVGDIFFFRMEMCLVGLHAPIMAGIDYMGLKVSQDEEPVAVSIVSSGGYEDNSEDADVLVYSGQGGNINNKGMEITDQKLERGNLALEKSLHRGNEVRVIRGVKDIANPTGKIYVYDGLYKIQESWVDKGKSGCNVFKYKLVRLSGQPEAYTVWKSVQQWKDGSTGRVGVISHDLTSGAESIPVSLVNDVDDEKGPSNFTYYPGLKYLKPVNSNESSTGCGCHGGCLAGNSSCPCIQRNGGNLPYTTNGVLVSQKPLIHECGSSCLCPPSCKNRVCQSGLKIRLEVFKTKDKGWGLRSWDPIRSGAFICEYAGEVIDITSAEELRCVNDDDYIFDATRTNQSGEGFLNASNETLKIPFPLIINAKHAGNVARFMNHSCSPNVFWQPVLRENSKECDLHIVFYAYRHIPPMAELTYSYGIVPPERADERRKKCLCGSAKCLGYFY; the protein is encoded by the coding sequence ATGGAAGACGACGATGGGCAAGACTATGTGGATAAATCTAGGGTTTTGAATGTGCAACCGTTGCGATGTTTGGCTCCTATTTTCCCTTCAACGGCTAGTTTCCCTTCATTTCCCCATCCCCAAGCTGCTTCCCCTTTTATGTGCCCACCTCCTGCTGGTCATTTCCCCCCTGGTTTTGCGTCATTCTACCCGTTTTCGGGTTACCCGGATTCTCACAACATGCAAACTCCTATGCCTTTTGGGTTCAATGGTTCCATTCCGGCGGTTCCTATCAATTCATTCAGGAGTGGAGCAAATGGAGATGCTGGGTCTTCCGGACGGAGTTCGAGAAATCCCGGTCCATCGCAGTATGAAGAAGAAGACGATTATAGTGATTGGGTTCATGTAAATGAAGGTGAAGATTCTAGCAAGGCTGccaccaaaaagaaaaggattcCGAAGAGGGTGCGAGCTGGCAGTGGCCAGGATATCAATGTTGCTTCCTCCGATGTGGATGTAGATGCTATGGTTGATAAAATTGTTGAGTCATTTAATCTCATGGATTTTGATGCATTCAAGCGAGCTGATGGTGACAAGGATTCGGTAGGATATATACGCATGATCTATGATTTGCTCCGAAGAAAGCTTTCTCAGATTGAGGATTCAAAGGAATCTACTCCAGGAGTAACGAGACGGCCTGACTTAAGAGCAGGGACAATCCTAATGAACAAAGGGATTCGAACCAATGTGAAGAAGAGAATTGGTGTTGTGCCTGGTGTGGAAGTTGgagatattttctttttcaggaTGGAGATGTGTTTGGTTGGGTTACATGCTCCAATTATGGCTGGTATTGATTACATGGGCCTCAAGGTCTCTCAAGATGAAGAGCCAGTAGCAGTTAGTATTGTCTCATCTGGAGGATATGAGGATAATTCGGAGGATGCTGATGTGTTGGTTTATAGTGGTCAAGGTggcaatattaataataaaggCATGGAAATAACTGATCAGAAGCTTGAACGGGGCAATCTTGCTTTAGAGAAGAGCTTGCACCGAGGTAATGAGGTTCGAGTGATTCGTGGTGTAAAAGATATAGCAAATCCAACTGGAAAGATTTATGTTTATGATGGTCTTTATAAAATCCAGGAGTCATGGGTGGACAAGGGGAAGTCTGGTTGCAATGTATTTAAGTACAAATTAGTTAGGTTATCCGGGCAGCCTGAAGCGTACACAGTGTGGAAATCTGTTCAGCAATGGAAGGATGGCAGTACTGGTAGAGTTGGGGTTATATCGCATGATCTAACTTCTGGGGCAGAAAGTATACCTGTTTCTCTTGTAAATGATGTTGATGATGAAAAGGGGCCATCAAATTTCACATATTATCCCGGTCTGAAGTACTTGAAACCTGTAAATTCAAATGAATCTTCAACTGGTTGTGGTTGCCATGGTGGATGTCTAGCTGGTAACTCCAGCTGCCCTTGCATTCAAAGAAATGGTGGTAATCTTCCATACACTACAAATGGTGTTCTTGTCAGCCAAAAACCCTTGATACATGAGTGTGGTTCTTCATGCTTATGCCCTCCTAGTTGCAAGAATAGGGTATGTCAGAGTGGTCTGAAAATTCGTTTAGAAGTGTTTAAAACTAAAGATAAAGGTTGGGGTCTAAGGTCATGGGATCCTATCCGCTCCGGGGCTTTTATTTGTGAATATGCAGGGGAGGTAATTGATATTACTAGTGCAGAGGAGCTCAGATGCGTAAACGATGATGATTATATTTTTGATGCAACCCGTACTAATCAGTCGGGGGAAGGTTTCTTGAATGCATCTAATGAGACTCTGAAGATCCCGTTTCCTCTAATTATAAATGCAAAACATGCTGGTAATGTAGCTCGGTTTATGAACCACAGCTGCTCTCCGAATGTATTCTGGCAGCCAGTTTTGCGCGAGAATAGCAAGGAGTGTGATCTCCATATCGTGTTTTATGCTTACAGACACATACCTCCAATGGCTGAGTTGACATATAGCTACGGCATTGTTCCACCAGAGAGAGCTGACGAGAGGAGAAAAAAGTGCCTTTGCGGATCAGCAAAGTGTTTAGGCTACTTTTACTAG
- the LOC105761561 gene encoding calmodulin-binding protein 25: MAASSENLSTFETSPFHSLLTDPWIAESFSRDTQVLTRALQKSISDSITDPIVSPAPEPVPKRYRTAGPSPTGKISKRKPRASKSSRTTFIAADPANFRQMVQQVTGIGCGDGKTTTTVSPILKPEPQRLGNRLHNGAGPGFLPTLDTSVALLNHQQPCFETFSSFPTLESWKV; encoded by the coding sequence ATGGCAGCATCATCAGAAAACCTATCAACCTTCGAAACATCACCGTTTCATTCCCTCTTAACCGATCCCTGGATCGCCGAATCCTTTTCTCGCGACACACAAGTGTTAACGAGAGCGTTACAAAAATCAATCTCCGATTCCATCACCGATCCCATCGTTTCACCGGCGCCTGAACCGGTACCCAAACGATACCGAACCGCCGGTCCATCGCCCACTGGAAAAATCTCCAAACGGAAGCCCCGCGCCTCGAAGAGTTCTCGAACTACTTTTATAGCAGCAGATCCAGCTAATTTCAGGCAGATGGTACAACAAGTAACCGGAATCGGATGCGGCGACGGAAAGACGACGACGACGGTGAGTCCGATCCTTAAACCGGAGCCTCAAAGACTCGGTAACCGATTACATAACGGTGCCGGACCTGGATTTTTACCTACGTTAGACACGTCGGTGGCGTTATTGAATCATCAACAGCCATGTTTTGAAACTTTCTCAAGCTTTCCCACATTAGAATCATggaaagtttag
- the LOC105761562 gene encoding uncharacterized protein LOC105761562, whose protein sequence is MGKTEEEQRLSSNVSSEVSVVESSSTISTRFVVCGSKNTLFGLRCFFVLLFSLAIFLSALFWLPPFLHSSDHSDLDLDSRFKDHDIVASFKVEKPVSFLGDNILQLENDIFDEIDFRTSKVVILSLEPLTESNVTKVVFGVDPDARYSKISPTSLSLIKSSFEYLVIHQASLSLTKSLFGDSYFFEVLKFPGGITVIPRQSAFLLQKVQIHFNFTLNFSIYQIQLYFDELRSQLKSGLHLAPNENLYIILSNSKGSTAAPPTIVQSKVLLAVGNSPSTPRLKQLAQTITGSHSKNLGLNHTVFGKVKQVRLSSILQHSLHGGDSSSNSPAPSPHPVHSNHHHHHHHHHHHHHHHHHHSADLAPAVAPTTSTEQGAAPAPEAHSPTPETVSPASQRHNKANPPGSQHGNKRIKGKPREGPNLAPVATPKVSPHHSAVPPNVHPSALAPKPKHRPITYLAPTSSPLPNVAFAHAKPPSKSEPNKEDPDRIPSVSPSASAPFCLPTMRWLLSFLLAIITLHL, encoded by the exons ATGGGTAAAACTGAAGAAGAGCAGAGATTAAGTTCAAACGTGAGTAGTGAAGTATCTGTGGTAGAATCGAGCTCTACAATTTCAACCAGATTCGTTGTTTGTGGATCTAAGAACACTCTCTTTGGTCTTCGATGCTTCTTCGTTTTGTTGTTTTCTCTTGCAATCTTCCTTTCGGCTTTGTTTTGGTTACCCCCTTTTCTTCATTCTTCAGATCACTCTGATCTGGATCTTGATTCTAGGTTCAAag ATCATGATATAGTAGCAAGTTTTAAAGTTGAGAAGCCGGTTTCTTTTCTGGGAGACAATATCTTGCAGCTTGAAAATGACATTTTTGATGAGATAGACTTTCGTACGAGCAAA GTGGTTATCTTATCTCTCGAACCTTTAACTGAATCGAACGTAACAAAGGTTGTGTTTGGGGTTGATCCTGATGCAAGGTATTCGAAGATATCTCCAACTTCTCTAAGTTTGATAAAGTCGTCGTTTGAGTATTTGGTTATACACCAAGCATCTTTGAGCTTGACTAAATCCTTGTTCGGGGATTCATACTTCTTCGAGGTGTTAAAATTCCCGGGAGGGATTACTGTGATTCCCCGGCAAAGCGCTTTTCTTCTGCAGAAAGTGCAAATCCATTTCAACTTTACCTTGAACTTCTCTATTTatcaaatacaattatattttgatGAATTAAGGAGCCAGCTCAAGTCTGGATTGCATTTAGCCCCAAACGAG AACTTGTATATCATCTTATCGAATTCTAAAGGCTCCACTGCTGCTCCCCCCACTATCGTTCAGTCAAAAGTTCTGCTTGCTGTAGGGAATTCTCCATCAACGCCAAGATTAAAGCAACTAGCTCAAACCATCACGGGTTCTCATTCGAAAAACCTTGGCCTAAACCACACTGTATTTGGTAAAGTTAAGCAAGTTCGCCTTTCTTCCATTTTGCAACATTCTCTTCACGGAGGTGACAGCAGTTCAAACTCACCTGCTCCTTCACCTCATCCTGTCCACAGTAATCAtcatcaccaccaccaccaccaccatcaccACCACCATCACCATCATCACCATAGTGCTGATCTAGCTCCTGCAGTTGCACCCACTACATCAACCGAGCAAGGTGCTGCACCTGCACCTGAAGCTCATTCACCTACCCCTGAAACAGTTTCACCCGCATCTCAAAGGCATAACAAGGCAAACCCTCCTGGTTCCCAACATGGGAATAAAAGGATCAAGGGGAAGCCTCGAGAGGGACCTAATTTAGCCCCTGTTGCCACACCCAAAGTTTCCCCTCATCATTCGGCGGTCCCACCAAATGTACACCCATCAGCACTGGCACCCAAACCTAAACACAGACCAATTACCTACTTAGCTCCCACATCCAGTCCGCTGCCAAATGTAGCGTTTGCTCATGCCAAGCCTCCATCAAAGAGTGAACCAAATAAAGAGGATCCTGATAGGATACCTTCAGTTTCACCATCAGCATCGGCACCTTTCT
- the LOC105761558 gene encoding aladin isoform X2: protein MPSFPQPGSVTICEINRDLVTADALSDSEAKDTYGKLLGMVFNPVPFQSLEDPAQPPPASNAAVSQPKGFGMITSSLKHIFLPNDIDLLPEVALQGVSWHQHKHILAFISGSNQVTVRDYEDSGKEPCILTSESQRDVKVLEWRPNGGKSLSVACKGGICIWAASYPGNAASVRSGSASFLGALSRGSGTRWTLVDFFRSSHGEQISALSWSPDGRYLASASYESSSFTIWDVAQGTGTPIRRGLGGTSVIKWSPTGDYFFSGKFDGTFYLWETNTWTSEPWSSASGFVTGATWDPDGRMVLLAFSKSSKLGSIHFASKPPSLDAHLLPVDLPEIISLTGSQGIEKIAWDASGERLAVSYKGGDDIYKGLIAIYDTRRNPLISASLIGFIRGPGDNPKPIAFSFHGKFKQGPLLSVCWSSGFCCTYPLLFRS from the exons ATGCCTTCATTTCCACAGCCTGGCTCTGTTACCATCTGCGAAATTAACCGAGATTTGG TTACAGCCGATGCCCTTTCCGATAGTGAAGCTAAGGATACTTATGGAAAGCTTCTT GGAATGGTGTTCAATCCAGTTCCGTTTCAGTCCTTAGAGGATCCCGCGCAACCTCCACCAGCTTCAAATGCTGCCGTCTCTCAACCCAAAGGATTT GGAATGATAACTTCCTCCCTCAAACACATTTTTCTACCCAATGAT ATTGATTTGTTACCAGAAGTTGCTCTCCAAGGTGTGAGCTGGCATCAGCACAAACATATACTGGCATTTATATCCGGTTCTAATCAGGTTACGGTTCGTGATTATGAAGATTCAG GGAAGGAGCCTTGCATTTTAACAAGTGAGTCACAAAGAGATGTTAAAGTTCTAGAGTGGAGGCCAAATGGTGGAAAGTCACTTTCTGTGGCATGCAA GGGTGGAATTTGCATTTGGGCAGCATCTTATCCTGGGAATGCGGCATCAGTTAGATCTGGTTCTGCTTCATTCTTGGGGGCACTCTCTAGAGGTTCCGGGACTCGGTGGACTCTAGTGGATTTTTTTCGAAGTTCTCATGGTGAACAAATAAGTGCACTTTCTTGGAGTCCAGATGGAAGATAT TTGGCCTCTGCCTCGTATGAAAGCTCGTCATTCACAATTTGGGATGTTGCTcaag GTACTGGGACTCCCATTCGACGGGGATTAGGAGGAACATCAGTGATTAAATGGTCTCCAACTGGAGATTACTTCTTTTCTGGAAAATT TGATGGAACCTTTTATCTTTGGGAGACAAACACATGGACTTCTGAACCGTGGTCTTCAGCCAGTGGTTTTGTCACT GGTGCAACCTGGGATCCTGATGGTCGTATGGTCCTGCTTGCTTTCTCCAAGTCTTCAAAATTGGGTTCTATACACTTTGCATCAAAACCTCCATCATTGG ATGCCCACTTATTACCAGTTGATTTGCCAGAGATAATATCATTGACAGGCAG TCAGGGAATCGAGAAGATAGCCTGGGATGCTTCTGGAGAGCGATTAGCAGTGTCGTATAAAGGAGGGGATGACATTTACAAAGGTCTCATTGCAATATATGATACGAGGAGGAACCCCTTGATTTCTGCATCACTAAT TGGTTTTATACGAGGTCCTGGCGACAATCCAAAGCCAATTGCATTTTCCTTTCATGGCAAGTTTAAACAAGGACCATTGCTTTCGGTG TGCTGGAGCAGTGGATTTTGCTGTACTTACCCTCTACTATTTCGATCCTAA
- the LOC105761560 gene encoding calmodulin-binding protein 25, with the protein MLASSENLANIETSTFRSLFDDTWISESFSRDTQTLTIALQKSISDSCTGSIASPVPEPAPKQYRTAGPPPTGKVSKRKPRASKKSRTTFIAADPANFRQMVQQVTGIGFGDGKMTTVSPILKPEPQRPGNRLPNGTVPGYLPTLDTSALLLDHHQLHEQPSFDTFPNFPTLESWKV; encoded by the coding sequence ATGTTGGCATCGTCAGAAAACCTAGCGAACATCGAAACGTCGACGTTTCGTTCCCTCTTCGATGATACTTGGATCTCCGAATCCTTTTCTCGCGACACACAAACTTTGACGATAGCGTTACAAAAGTCAATATCCGATTCCTGCACCGGCTCCATCGCTTCGCCGGTGCCTGAACCGGCACCCAAACAGTACCGAACCGCCGGTCCACCGCCTACCGGGAAAGTTTCCAAACGCAAGCCTCGCGCCTCGAAGAAGTCTCGAACTACCTTTATAGCAGCAGATCCAGCCAATTTCAGGCAGATGGTACAACAGGTAACCGGAATTGGATTTGGTGACGGAAAGATGACGACTGTGAGTCCGATCCTTAAACCGGAGCCTCAAAGACCCGGCAACCGGTTACCTAACGGTACTGTGCCTGGATATTTACCTACGTTGGACACTTCGGCGTTGTTATTGGATCATCACCAGCTGCATGAGCAGCCATCTTTTGACACTTTCCCGAATTTTCCCACATTAGAATCCTGGAAAGTTTAG
- the LOC105761558 gene encoding aladin isoform X1 codes for MPSFPQPGSVTICEINRDLVTADALSDSEAKDTYGKLLGMVFNPVPFQSLEDPAQPPPASNAAVSQPKGFGMITSSLKHIFLPNDIDLLPEVALQGVSWHQHKHILAFISGSNQVTVRDYEDSAGKEPCILTSESQRDVKVLEWRPNGGKSLSVACKGGICIWAASYPGNAASVRSGSASFLGALSRGSGTRWTLVDFFRSSHGEQISALSWSPDGRYLASASYESSSFTIWDVAQGTGTPIRRGLGGTSVIKWSPTGDYFFSGKFDGTFYLWETNTWTSEPWSSASGFVTGATWDPDGRMVLLAFSKSSKLGSIHFASKPPSLDAHLLPVDLPEIISLTGSQGIEKIAWDASGERLAVSYKGGDDIYKGLIAIYDTRRNPLISASLIGFIRGPGDNPKPIAFSFHGKFKQGPLLSVCWSSGFCCTYPLLFRS; via the exons ATGCCTTCATTTCCACAGCCTGGCTCTGTTACCATCTGCGAAATTAACCGAGATTTGG TTACAGCCGATGCCCTTTCCGATAGTGAAGCTAAGGATACTTATGGAAAGCTTCTT GGAATGGTGTTCAATCCAGTTCCGTTTCAGTCCTTAGAGGATCCCGCGCAACCTCCACCAGCTTCAAATGCTGCCGTCTCTCAACCCAAAGGATTT GGAATGATAACTTCCTCCCTCAAACACATTTTTCTACCCAATGAT ATTGATTTGTTACCAGAAGTTGCTCTCCAAGGTGTGAGCTGGCATCAGCACAAACATATACTGGCATTTATATCCGGTTCTAATCAGGTTACGGTTCGTGATTATGAAGATTCAG CAGGGAAGGAGCCTTGCATTTTAACAAGTGAGTCACAAAGAGATGTTAAAGTTCTAGAGTGGAGGCCAAATGGTGGAAAGTCACTTTCTGTGGCATGCAA GGGTGGAATTTGCATTTGGGCAGCATCTTATCCTGGGAATGCGGCATCAGTTAGATCTGGTTCTGCTTCATTCTTGGGGGCACTCTCTAGAGGTTCCGGGACTCGGTGGACTCTAGTGGATTTTTTTCGAAGTTCTCATGGTGAACAAATAAGTGCACTTTCTTGGAGTCCAGATGGAAGATAT TTGGCCTCTGCCTCGTATGAAAGCTCGTCATTCACAATTTGGGATGTTGCTcaag GTACTGGGACTCCCATTCGACGGGGATTAGGAGGAACATCAGTGATTAAATGGTCTCCAACTGGAGATTACTTCTTTTCTGGAAAATT TGATGGAACCTTTTATCTTTGGGAGACAAACACATGGACTTCTGAACCGTGGTCTTCAGCCAGTGGTTTTGTCACT GGTGCAACCTGGGATCCTGATGGTCGTATGGTCCTGCTTGCTTTCTCCAAGTCTTCAAAATTGGGTTCTATACACTTTGCATCAAAACCTCCATCATTGG ATGCCCACTTATTACCAGTTGATTTGCCAGAGATAATATCATTGACAGGCAG TCAGGGAATCGAGAAGATAGCCTGGGATGCTTCTGGAGAGCGATTAGCAGTGTCGTATAAAGGAGGGGATGACATTTACAAAGGTCTCATTGCAATATATGATACGAGGAGGAACCCCTTGATTTCTGCATCACTAAT TGGTTTTATACGAGGTCCTGGCGACAATCCAAAGCCAATTGCATTTTCCTTTCATGGCAAGTTTAAACAAGGACCATTGCTTTCGGTG TGCTGGAGCAGTGGATTTTGCTGTACTTACCCTCTACTATTTCGATCCTAA